The DNA window GCAGGTGAACTGGTGGACCAGCGCCTGGCGAGACGATGCTTCAGAGGGCTCCCCGCTAATGGGGCTTGCCGAGCGCTGGATGCGTGACAATCTTCCCGAAACCGGGGATTTGGTGGTAGTGCATGCCGACTACCGCACTGGCAATTACCTGTTCGATGATGCCAGCAAAGAGATCACCACCATTCTCGATTGGGAGCTGGCCCATATCGGTGACTTTCATGAGGATCTCGCCTGGATCATCTGTCACAAAGGGGTGACCGACGAGGGGCAGGTGATGGCCTCAGGGCTGATGACACCCGAGGAGCTGTGCCAGCGCTATACCGAGATGACCGGTCGGGAGGTCAACCAGAAGGCCCTGCATTTTTATCGCGTGCTGAGCGTTTACAAGTGTGTGGTCATTTGCCTGGCAACCTCTGCCCAAACGGCGGGCCGTAAGCACAGCCATCAGGATATTTTATTGAGCTGGCTGACCTCGGCTGGCCACGCATTTTCTGCAGAATTGGCTGCCTTGCTGGAGGAATCCCTATGAACCCCTCGAACCAATTGCGTCTGGCGACCATGATTCGTGCAATCCAGGAGAGCATCATGCCCGCGATTCGGGACGATGCACCATTGGCCAAAGAGCAAGTGGGCCTGCTCATGGGGCATTTGGCCGCCATGATGCAACAGGACGGTCAGGAGCATGCTGTGGTGGCCCGGGAATGGCAGCTTATGTCGGACTTGGCGGCGAAGCTGCTCGATGCGGCCGCGGGTGACGCGGCGCTGGCGGAAAGTGCTGAGGCCACTCGCAATGTCCTGGCGGCGACGGATGCCTCGGCCCTGAGCTTTGCGGTGGAGGCCATGCTAGCCAATACCGAGGCGAGCGAGTCCTTTAAGACAGCGTCTGCCAAGCTTGCGATGACTTATGCTAAAGCCCACACCAATTTGGGGCGTGCCTGGTTTATGCCGATGGGCTTTGATGGTCCGTCTGCGGGCCTGCCTTCGGTCAAAGAACAGCTCGGCTAACCTGATTGCCTTTTAACGCCCACAAAAAGCCCGGCATATTTGGCCGGGCTTTTTTGTGGCTAGGCGTGAGAGAAAACGAAGCTTACGCCTCAGTATTCTCAATCAGCAGAGCAGAACCCTGACCGCCACCAACACAGGCAGAGGCGATGCCGTAGCGGATGCCGCGACGCTTCATCTCTTTTGCCAGAGTGGTGGTGCAGCGAACACCCGTTGCTGCCAGTGGGTGACCGTAGGCCGTGGCGCCACCGTTAACGTTCAGTTTCGCCAGGTCGATGTCCAGCTCTCTGGCAACCGCCAAACACTGGGCAGAAAACGCCTCATTCACTTCAAACAGGCCGATGTCGCTCAGGTTCAGGCCGGTGGCTTCCAGCATATCTTTGATGGCTGGTACGGGGCCGATACCCATTACATGGGGGTCAACAGCCGCTGCGGCAGAGGCAACGATGCGGGCCAGGGGCTGAACGCTGCGCTTGTCAGCGTAGGCTTTGCTGGCAACGATGGCCGCGGCAGCGCCGTCGACGATACCGGAGCTGTTGCCGCCGGTTTGTACGCCGTCTTTGGCAAAAGAGGGGCGAAGCTTCGCCAGGGTTTCTTTTGTTGTGGGGCGAACGTGCTCGTCAGTATTGAAGCTTTCGACGCCACGGGGCAGTTTGAACTGCTTGGTTTTCAGGCCTTCGCACTCAAAGGTCTGATTGGTGAGGGTCAAAATTTCGTCGCTCAATACGCCGGATTTCTGGGCGGCCAGCGCGCGCTCAAAGCTTTCATAGGCGAAAGCGTCGACTTCTTCCCGGCTCAGGTTGTAGCGTTTGGCCAGGTTTTCTGCGGTGCAGCCCATAGGGATATCGGCGGCAGCGTCGTACAGCAGTTCCATTAGGTAATCGCGAAAATCCACCTGACCGAGCTTGAAGCCGCCTCGAGCAGTGAAGTTACACATGGGCATGCGGGACATGGATTCGGCGCCAACGCAGACCATGGCATCTGCTTTGTTCAGCTGGCGATAGTCGGCGGCGTGGGCAATCAACTCAAAGCCGGAGCCACACAGGCGCTGCAACATCAGCGCAGGCATGCGTTGTGGCAGGCCGGAATACAGGCCGATGTGGCGGGGCAGGTACCCGGCATCAAAGTCTGAAGGCGCCAGGTTGGCGGCAAACAGGCAGTCAAAATCTTCGGTGTCGTAATTGCCTGTGGCGAGCAGGCCTTTTACCGCAGCGATGCCCAGATCGGTGGCAGAAATCTGGGACAAGGTGCCGTTGAGGGAGCCAAAACCGGTGCGGCGACCATCGATCAACCACGCGTCATCATAAGTTGTTGCCATGTTACTCTCCTGTGCTTGCTGCGACCGATAACGTCATCTTTTCGAGGCGTTATTGTAATTCGGTTGCAACGAAAAAAAAGCCAGTACGATGGCGTACTGGCTTAAATGTCAAAACCTCAGTGCAAATCAGCCGACACCGCGCTCGACGTTTTCCCAGTAAGGGGCGCGCAGGTCCTTTTTGGAGACTTTGCCGGCGCCGGTGCGAGGGAAGTCAGCAACAAATTCCACGCTCTTCGGGCATTTGTACTGGGCCAGGCGTTGCTTGCTGAAGTTGATCAGATCTTCGGGGTCCGGGTTGGTGCCGGGCTTGGGAATGACCAGTGCCTTGACCTCTTCGCCCCATTTCTCGCTGGGCACACCGATAATGGCGACGGCAGCAACGTCGGGGTGGAGGGATAAACAGTTCTCAACTTCGGACGAGTATATGTTCTCGCCGCCGGAGACGATCATGTCCTTGGCCCGGTCCACTATGTACAGGTAACCGGCGTCGTCAAAGTAACCCACATCACCAGTGCGGTACCAGCCGTTATCAAACACCTCGGCCCAGGCATCGGGCTTGTTCCAGTAGCCTTTGGTGATAGAGGGCAGGCGCGCCAGCATTTCGCCGGGTTCGTTGGCGCCCAAGGCGTTGCCCTTGCCGTCGACGACCTTAATTTCCATCAGCGGCAGCGGTTTGCCACAGGAAGTCAGGCGCTTCTCGTTGGCCAGGTCGTGATCGTCCGGGCGCAGGAGGGTAATCGCGCCGCCGGATTCGGTTGAACCGTAGAACTGCATAAAGCGACAGGGGATTTTTTCCATCGCTCGCTTGAGCAGACCCATAGCGATGGGGGAGCCAGCGTACATGATTTCCCGAATGCTGCTGAAGTCGGTGTTGGGTGTTTCTGGGTTTTCCAGCAGCATCTGAATCATCACTGGTGCTAGGCCTGCCAGTGTTGGGCGCTGGGTGTTAATCAGTTGCAACACCTCGTTGGGGTCGAAGCGGGAAGCCACAACGATGGTGGCGCCGTTGTACATTGCCTGCATTGACAGCCCCAGGCCAAGGAGGTGGAAGCTGGGTACACAGAACAGGTACCGGTCGTTGTGATCCCAGGTGTAGGCGGGTTCCAGGTGCTCGCACAAACGCTGGAGCATGATGCCGCCGTTGGTCATCTGCACGCCCTTGGGCAGGCCGGTGGTGCCGGAGGTGTAAATCTGCCATGCGGTGTCGTCTAGTGCCGTGGGGGCCATCGGGTCCTCGGAGGAGGCTTCTGCGTACCATTGCCACAGCGGGTTTTCGTCACCTTTGCCCAGCTTTACGTCCACCGAATCAATGGTGCGGCCGAGTTCTTTTTGCGCGCCTTCCCACAGGGGGGCGAAGGTGTCTTCGATGAGAACCAGTTTGGGGTCGGCATCAGACACGATCAGCGCAACCTCAGCGGCAGCCAAACGCCAGTTCATGGGGATGAATACCGCATTGAGTTTGGCGCAGGCGTAGATAGTGATGAAGTAATCGTCTGCGTTGCCTGCGTAGTACAGCACCCGGTCGCCGGCGCCGACACCGGCAGCGGCCATTTGGTTGGCCATCTGACTGGACTTGCTGTCCATCTCCAGCCAGGTCAATTCCCGGCCGGCAAAGTAGGTGGCAATTTCGCCACCATGATTTCTAGCGTTGTAACGAACAATGTCAGCAACGTTTTTTATTTCTGGGTATGCCCACATAGCAATATCGTCCTCAATACGGTCTTATTACTTATAGTTAAACACGGGTTTTTGTTTGCTTGCTACTGCAAGAACCGCTTCCCATGTGTCATCGGTGCGGGTGCACTCAGTTAGCGCTCGGGATTCCATCTCCAGCTGGGTTTCCAGCGGTGTGTTCAGAGATTCCAGCATCAATCGCTTGTACTGACCAATGGTGAAAGTGGGGCCAGCGGCCAGTTCTTTGGCAAGCTTTTCTGTTGCTGCGTCGAGCTCGTCGGAGGGGTGGATCTCGCTGACCAGGCCGTATTCCAGGCCTTGTTCGGCAGTCCAGGTCTCATTGCGTGCGAAGAACGAGAACGCTTTGCGAACACCGACCCGGCGCGGCAAAAAGTAGGAGTTGCCGCAGTCGCAGGAGAAGCCGATACCGGCAAAGGCGCCGTAGAACTTGGCGTTGGGGCCGACCATCAGAAAATCCGCAGCGGCGGCAAAGGCGATACTGCCGCCTGCCATAAGCGCATCAGCCTTGACGATAAATGGCGCGTCCATCCGCGACAGGCGCGATACACCCATGTGCATGTTGCCAGTTGCCATCTTAATGAAAGGCGGCAAGTCGGTGCGGTCACCTTTGGTGAAGGTTTTGAGGTCGCCACCGACGCTGAAAAAACGACCTTCCGCATCCATAACCACGGCGCGAATTTCAGGGTTGCTGTCGCACTCGGTTGCCAGGTAGTTAAATTCTTCAGTGAAGCGGGCATCGAAGGGGTTGCCGCGATCACCCTGTGCCAGGGTGATATAGGCGACATTGTCCTCAATGCGAAACTTGAATGATTGCAGTTCCATTAGTGTTCTCCAGGTAGCTACAGCTGAAGCGTCGGATTAACCGACGCTACGCTGGGATTTTTCTTTTTCGGCGGAGGCCTTGATGGATTCGCGAATATCCTGCCAATCCTGGTCGCTCAGGTCAGTCAGGCTGGCGAAAGTGCTGGGCGCGGCCAGGTGGTGGCCACCGTCAATGGCAATGGTTTCGCCAGTGAGGTAGGCGCAGCCGTCCGCCTGCAGGAAAATCATCAGATTTTGCAGCTCGGGCATATCGCCGTAGCGGCCCATGGGTACGCTGGCAGAGTCAGTCGCGCCAGAGGATTTGCCAGTTGGGTTGAGTTTGTCCCAAGCGCCTTCAGTGGGGAAGGGGCCGGGCGCAACCGCGTTCAGGCGAATGCCGTATTTTCCCCACTCGACGGCCAGTGATTTGGTCATGGAGTCGATAGCCGTTTTTGACATGGCTGAGGGCACAACGTAGGCCGAGCCAGTAAATACCCAGGTAACCAGGTTGCTGACGATGCTGCCGGTCAGGCCGGCTTCAATCCAGCGCTTGCCCACGGCCAGGGTTGTCATGAAGGCGCCGTCCATCACGGTGGAGCGGATGGCTTCATAGCCGCGGGGTGACAGGGTTTTAGTGGGGGCGATGAAGTTGGCGGCGGCGTTATTGATCAAGCCGGTCAACGGGCCTTCGGCGAAAATGGAATCGATCATCTCGTCGATCGAATCGGCTGAGCGGATGTCGCAGGTGCGATAGTGAATCTTGCCGGGGTTAATGGCGTCGAGCTCCTGGCAGGTCTCCTGCAAAACGCTTTCCCGGCGACCGCAGATGTACACTTCTGCGCCGCAGGTCAGGAAACCTTTGCTAATTTCCTTGCCGAGACCAGTTCCGCCGCCGGTAACCAGAATTCTCTTATTTTCTAGGGTAGTAGGACTGAACATGTGTCACCTCAAATAATCGCGTGTGATTGGAACGTTGCTCTCGGCGTTAATGCCGCATAAATAGTACGTGTGCGAAATGAATTAGTAAACATCAATTACTATTTGAGAGGTCGGCCTTTACCTGCGGGGTAGGCCGGTCGATAAATTCTGATATACACTTTTGTGCTGGCGTCGGCCTTCCCTTGTAGTGGTGCATTCGAACGCTCGAGAAGATAGGGCTTGCCGTGCTTGACTTTGAAAGTACGCATGCTTAATTTATCGATTTATAACTAAAAATGAATCTCCCGTTCGGGGGTGGTTTCCAGGAGTTCCAGTGGCGTTATTTTCCTTTCTCAAGCCTTCCAACAAGAAGGTTACCATAGAACCTGCAGGTGTGAGTTTTGAAGTCAAGCCCGGTCAGTCGATCCTTGAGGCGGGTTTGTCAGCCGGTTACGCCATGCCCCACAGCTGCACAGTGGGTACCTGCGGCACCTGCAAATGCAAGCTAAGTGATGGTCGGGTGCGCGAGCTGACCAATTTTGCTTATGTGCTCGAGGCGGAAGAACTGCAAAGCGATATTATTCTGACCTGCCAGGCTGCAGCGAAGTCTGATGTCACGTTGAATATTCCCGGTTTTGAGCTGAAGCACTTGACCCCGCCGGAGGACTTCAAAGGCAAAATTATCGCCACTGAAGACCTTACCCACGACACCAAAAAGGTCACCATTGCCTTGGATCGGCCGATGCATTTTGATGCTGGACAGTATGTTCAGGTGCATCACAACGACATCTACGGTGCGCGTTCCTATTCCTTTGCCATGCCCCCTGCGGAAGAGGGTTGCCGCGAGATCGAATTGTTTATCCGCCAGGTGCCCGGTGGTGAGTTCACCGGCAAACTGTTTGCCAATGAGCTTGAACAGGCGGAAGTTGGCATCCACGGTCCGGCGGGTAACTTCTGGCTGCGCGACGGCCGCGGCCCGATTATCTGTGTGGGTGGTGGCAGTGGACTGGCGCCGATCGTCAGTTTGCTAGAGCATGCGGCGAAGTCAGATCATGGTCGCCCTTGTGTGATGTTTTTCGGCGCCCGGACCCAGGACGATCTGTACTGCCTTGAGCGAATCAACCAGATTGCCGAAAAGTGGGATGGTGCTTTCCAGTTTGTGCCGGTGCTCTCCCATGAGCCGGAGGACAGTGATTGGAAGGGGTTGCGCGGCTTTGTGAATACCGCTATCGAGGGGGCTGCTGGTCAGTATCTGTCCTCTGAAACGCAGGTGTACCTGTGTGGGCCGCCGCCAATGATCGACGCAGTGACCGAGACAGTGCTGGCCCTGGGTATTGAAGAGGGCAACATCCATGCAGATAAATTCCTGGATGCCAGTCACGGTATTTCGCGTCAAGATTAAGCCCTGCAGGCTGTTGGTGTAAGAGAGGTTGGTTTCAATGGAGCGCGGGCCAGGCCAGTGCTCGAAGACGTCCGATGCTGGGGTGGGAAGGGGATGTGCCTGTCTCAGTTCGGACGCGAAGAATAAAGCAATAAAGTCATTTATCGAGGATGGTTGCCGGTTGGGCGAGTTGTCCTTTCATTTTCGCGAGCTAAAGACATAGTAGGGATTCCATTATGCAAATTACTGCCGCTGTTACCCGCGAAGCGGGTGCCGATTTTAAAATTGAGCAACTGGAGATTGAAGATCCTCGTGATAATGAGGTTCTGGTGCGCATCGTTGGCGTCGGCGTTTGCCACACGGATATCGCGGCCCGCGATCAGCAGGTTCCCGCGGGTCTGCCCATCGTATTGGGGCACGAGGGGTCTGGCGTAGTAGAAAAGGTGGGTGCCAAAGTCACTTCGGTAAAACCCGGTGATCACGTGGTGCTGTCTTACACCTTCTGCGAGCAATGTTCTCCCTGCGAGCATGATCACGAGAACTACTGCCAGCAGTTTGGCATGCTGAATTTCGCCGGTGTTCGCGGTGATGGCAGTAAGGCGCTGAAAGGCGAAGGTGGTGAGATTGGTAGCCACTTCTTTGGTCAGTCTTCTTTCGGTAGCTACGCGCTGGCCTATGAAAACAATGTTGTAAAAGTTCGCAATGACGCGCCTTTGGAATTGCTCGGACCGCTGGGCTGCGGCATCCAGACGGGTGCGGGTACATTCATGCGCTCATTTGCCTGCGAAGCGGGTTCGGCGGTAGCGGTTGCCGGTGGCGGCGCGGTGGGTTTGGCTGCGGTCTTGGGCGCAGTGGCGCAGGGTTGCGGCACTATTATCGTTATTGAACCCCACGCCAATCGTCGTGAGCTGGCCAAGGAAGTGGGTGCTACCCATGTGATTGATCCCATGGCGGGCAATGTCGCTGAGCAAATTCGCGGCATCGTTCCCAATGGCGTGAACTATGCGCTGGATACCACGGGCAAGAACGTCGTGGTTCAGGGCCTGGTAGCTTCGATGGCAGCTGGCGGCAGCATCGGTATTGTCGGCGTGCCCGGCAGTGAGGACGACGCCACGCTGAAACTGGATGTGCTGAGCATGCTGCTGTTGGGCATCAACGTGAAAGGGATCTGCGAGGGCGATGCCAGCCCGGCGGAGTTTATTCCGGTGATGGTCGACCTGTACATGGAGGGCAAATTCCCCTTCGATAAGCTGTGCCAGTTCTACGCCTTCGACGAGATCAACACCGCGGTGGCTGATCAGCACAGCGGCAAGAGTGTGAAGGCTATTCTGAAACTCTAACGGTTTTCGACAAAAAACCTGAATGCCGGCCATGCGCCGGCATTTTTTATGGTGCTTGCCTCACCCTTTTTGGCCCTGGAGCTGGCCCGGGAGAAGAGGGCAAAAAAAGGAAGCAAGCTAACTTTACATTTGCAAACTGCTCGGTATACTTCCTAATTAATTTCGCAAAAGTTGAGTTTGGGGCTCGCCCGTTTGCTGGGTTGCGAGGTCGCTGTGTAGCCCTGAGTCAGGTGCTTTAGGGGAGTCTGGAGCGCCGCTTTCCCGCAGTGAGCTGCGGTTAGTAAGAATTGAAGGTGAACGATGAAAAATATCAGCCTGACCAAGGGTCAAGACGGTTTCTATGTTGCTGTGCTGGATATGCCCGGCCGCCCCGTTAATGTCTTTTCGGAAGACATGATGGCCGATTTGGCCGCCGTGATCGATCAAGTCTCTGCGGATTGCGCGGCGGGTGATGCGCCGAAAGGGCTGATTTTGACGTCGGGTAAATCGACCTTTGTTGCTGGGGCTGATCTGGGCATGATCCAGGATTTCGGCGCCATGCGTTTTCGTGCCGATTGGCAGCAAATGCGTGATCGCTTTAGCTATCTGGGTAAATTGTTCCGCCGTTTGGAAAAACTGCCGGTCCCTGTGGTATCGGCCATTAATGGACTGGCATTGGGCGGCGGATTGGAACTGGCCATGGCATCCCACGGTCGCGTAGCGATCGACGGCCCCCAAGTTCAGCTGGGTTTGCCTGAAATTATCCTGGGGCTGCTGCCCGGCGCAGGCGGCACGCAAAGAGCGCCTCGCCTGGTAGGTCTGTCAAAAGGTCTGCAAATGTTGCTGATTGGTGCGCCGTTGAGTCCCGTCGAAGGGCTGGAAGCAGGTCTGGTGCACAAGCTGAGCAGTGCCGATGATCTGATCGACACCGCAAAACAGTTGGCGGTTGAGCTGGGTGCTGGCGCGCCCTGGGACAAGGCTGAGTATCAGCAGGACGCCGAGGATTTGGCTTTCCTGGGAGAAAACTTCAATAAGTGGGCCTTGGAACAGTGCGGCATCGACGCCAACACGGCGGCGCTTTATCCCGCCTATAATGCGATTTTGAAATGTGTTGGCGACGGTTTCAGTTTGGACATCGACGCTGGCTCTGATGTGGAATGGGATGTGTTTGTTGATCTAATGAGCCACCCAATCGCGTCTAATATGGTAACAACCTGTTTCTTGTCCAAGACCGCAGCAACAAAGCTTTCAATGGCAGCGCTGCCGAAGGCCGAGACGCCGGCGTCGTATGCGACAGTGGGTGGTCTGGAGTTACATGAGAAGACCTTCCGCAAGGTTGCCAAGACCGGCGCTGATGACGCGGCGATTACCGTCGGCCCAGTGGGCGCAAGCGCAGATCTGCTGGTGCGCAATTTGCTCGAGGCCAATGATGCATCTGGCGCGACACCCGAATTGCGGGTGGTTGGCGAACTGAAGCGGAACGAAGCCTTTGAGCTGTATCGCGGCGAGAGCGAGCAGGCTGGCGCGGCTGCCCTGGCATTGGTGCTGAAGTCCGGCAAGCCCGTTGTGGTGACGGATTCAGCGGTCAGTGTTAATGGATTGTTGTTGGATGCCTGCGCGCGCTTGGGCAAGGATGGCGATTCAGCGGCGCTGCTGCGAGCAGCCGTCGCGGTTGGTCTGAGCGACACCATGATTAGCGCCATGGGGCTTACGCCGCAGAGCGACGTGGCCTGGGGTGAAGAAGACAAGGCTGCGGGTATCGACTTGCTGGCCCAGCTGAGTCTGACCGGTTTTGAATTCGCCAAGAGTGCCCTGAGTGGCGACGAAGCGCGGGACGTGGCGATGTTGGCCGGTACCGATTTGCTGAGTGTTTACGGTGTTGGTTTCCCGAAATGGACCGGCGGTCCGCTGTCTTGCCTGACCATGTTCCAGCGCGGCGAACTGACGTCATCTTCGGTAGATACCAGCGCGGCGGACCTGGCCTTTAAAGGTCCTCTGGGATATCAGGTTGCCAAGGTCGCCTGATCGCGACCTAGAAGTAATTGCCGCCTGATCTCGACGAGAAAATCATGGTCGCCAGATTAGGCCAGCGGATAGCGGCCGGCTAACAACGGCCAGTAAAGATAGTAGGTATAGTGAGCGTCACCAGACTCTGGTGACCGGAAGGCTTTGAAGCTCCGCCATCGACGCATGCGTTATGGTGGGTAATTCGTTCGACTATTAGCGTAAAGGT is part of the Spongiibacter taiwanensis genome and encodes:
- a CDS encoding NADH:ubiquinone reductase (Na(+)-transporting) subunit F, translated to MALFSFLKPSNKKVTIEPAGVSFEVKPGQSILEAGLSAGYAMPHSCTVGTCGTCKCKLSDGRVRELTNFAYVLEAEELQSDIILTCQAAAKSDVTLNIPGFELKHLTPPEDFKGKIIATEDLTHDTKKVTIALDRPMHFDAGQYVQVHHNDIYGARSYSFAMPPAEEGCREIELFIRQVPGGEFTGKLFANELEQAEVGIHGPAGNFWLRDGRGPIICVGGGSGLAPIVSLLEHAAKSDHGRPCVMFFGARTQDDLYCLERINQIAEKWDGAFQFVPVLSHEPEDSDWKGLRGFVNTAIEGAAGQYLSSETQVYLCGPPPMIDAVTETVLALGIEEGNIHADKFLDASHGISRQD
- a CDS encoding thiolase family protein, whose product is MATTYDDAWLIDGRRTGFGSLNGTLSQISATDLGIAAVKGLLATGNYDTEDFDCLFAANLAPSDFDAGYLPRHIGLYSGLPQRMPALMLQRLCGSGFELIAHAADYRQLNKADAMVCVGAESMSRMPMCNFTARGGFKLGQVDFRDYLMELLYDAAADIPMGCTAENLAKRYNLSREEVDAFAYESFERALAAQKSGVLSDEILTLTNQTFECEGLKTKQFKLPRGVESFNTDEHVRPTTKETLAKLRPSFAKDGVQTGGNSSGIVDGAAAAIVASKAYADKRSVQPLARIVASAAAAVDPHVMGIGPVPAIKDMLEATGLNLSDIGLFEVNEAFSAQCLAVARELDIDLAKLNVNGGATAYGHPLAATGVRCTTTLAKEMKRRGIRYGIASACVGGGQGSALLIENTEA
- a CDS encoding long-chain-fatty-acid--CoA ligase — translated: MWAYPEIKNVADIVRYNARNHGGEIATYFAGRELTWLEMDSKSSQMANQMAAAGVGAGDRVLYYAGNADDYFITIYACAKLNAVFIPMNWRLAAAEVALIVSDADPKLVLIEDTFAPLWEGAQKELGRTIDSVDVKLGKGDENPLWQWYAEASSEDPMAPTALDDTAWQIYTSGTTGLPKGVQMTNGGIMLQRLCEHLEPAYTWDHNDRYLFCVPSFHLLGLGLSMQAMYNGATIVVASRFDPNEVLQLINTQRPTLAGLAPVMIQMLLENPETPNTDFSSIREIMYAGSPIAMGLLKRAMEKIPCRFMQFYGSTESGGAITLLRPDDHDLANEKRLTSCGKPLPLMEIKVVDGKGNALGANEPGEMLARLPSITKGYWNKPDAWAEVFDNGWYRTGDVGYFDDAGYLYIVDRAKDMIVSGGENIYSSEVENCLSLHPDVAAVAIIGVPSEKWGEEVKALVIPKPGTNPDPEDLINFSKQRLAQYKCPKSVEFVADFPRTGAGKVSKKDLRAPYWENVERGVG
- a CDS encoding NAD(P)-dependent alcohol dehydrogenase; this encodes MQITAAVTREAGADFKIEQLEIEDPRDNEVLVRIVGVGVCHTDIAARDQQVPAGLPIVLGHEGSGVVEKVGAKVTSVKPGDHVVLSYTFCEQCSPCEHDHENYCQQFGMLNFAGVRGDGSKALKGEGGEIGSHFFGQSSFGSYALAYENNVVKVRNDAPLELLGPLGCGIQTGAGTFMRSFACEAGSAVAVAGGGAVGLAAVLGAVAQGCGTIIVIEPHANRRELAKEVGATHVIDPMAGNVAEQIRGIVPNGVNYALDTTGKNVVVQGLVASMAAGGSIGIVGVPGSEDDATLKLDVLSMLLLGINVKGICEGDASPAEFIPVMVDLYMEGKFPFDKLCQFYAFDEINTAVADQHSGKSVKAILKL
- a CDS encoding SDR family oxidoreductase; translation: MFSPTTLENKRILVTGGGTGLGKEISKGFLTCGAEVYICGRRESVLQETCQELDAINPGKIHYRTCDIRSADSIDEMIDSIFAEGPLTGLINNAAANFIAPTKTLSPRGYEAIRSTVMDGAFMTTLAVGKRWIEAGLTGSIVSNLVTWVFTGSAYVVPSAMSKTAIDSMTKSLAVEWGKYGIRLNAVAPGPFPTEGAWDKLNPTGKSSGATDSASVPMGRYGDMPELQNLMIFLQADGCAYLTGETIAIDGGHHLAAPSTFASLTDLSDQDWQDIRESIKASAEKEKSQRSVG
- a CDS encoding enoyl-CoA hydratase/isomerase family protein, with the protein product MELQSFKFRIEDNVAYITLAQGDRGNPFDARFTEEFNYLATECDSNPEIRAVVMDAEGRFFSVGGDLKTFTKGDRTDLPPFIKMATGNMHMGVSRLSRMDAPFIVKADALMAGGSIAFAAAADFLMVGPNAKFYGAFAGIGFSCDCGNSYFLPRRVGVRKAFSFFARNETWTAEQGLEYGLVSEIHPSDELDAATEKLAKELAAGPTFTIGQYKRLMLESLNTPLETQLEMESRALTECTRTDDTWEAVLAVASKQKPVFNYK
- a CDS encoding enoyl-CoA hydratase-related protein — its product is MKNISLTKGQDGFYVAVLDMPGRPVNVFSEDMMADLAAVIDQVSADCAAGDAPKGLILTSGKSTFVAGADLGMIQDFGAMRFRADWQQMRDRFSYLGKLFRRLEKLPVPVVSAINGLALGGGLELAMASHGRVAIDGPQVQLGLPEIILGLLPGAGGTQRAPRLVGLSKGLQMLLIGAPLSPVEGLEAGLVHKLSSADDLIDTAKQLAVELGAGAPWDKAEYQQDAEDLAFLGENFNKWALEQCGIDANTAALYPAYNAILKCVGDGFSLDIDAGSDVEWDVFVDLMSHPIASNMVTTCFLSKTAATKLSMAALPKAETPASYATVGGLELHEKTFRKVAKTGADDAAITVGPVGASADLLVRNLLEANDASGATPELRVVGELKRNEAFELYRGESEQAGAAALALVLKSGKPVVVTDSAVSVNGLLLDACARLGKDGDSAALLRAAVAVGLSDTMISAMGLTPQSDVAWGEEDKAAGIDLLAQLSLTGFEFAKSALSGDEARDVAMLAGTDLLSVYGVGFPKWTGGPLSCLTMFQRGELTSSSVDTSAADLAFKGPLGYQVAKVA